GGTTTCAAAGGCTTCTTTGAAATTTTTGGCATACGGATTTAGGCTTGCTAAGTCGTCCAAAAACTCGTGATCCGAGTCGGAAATTCGGTTTTCAGTCTATTGAAAGTTCTGCTGTGCTACGTCCTAATCCTGAGCGGCGTTCGTTTGAAAGAGAGCCGATGCACACTGGTTAACGTCAAGGATGCGCTTCACTCTGATGTAGATGATTACGGATCAGCACACCCTCGCTCGTGGACTTTACGAGAATCAGGCTTCGGAGATTCCCAACCTTTCAGAGTCCGGGACAGCACTTATGCAACTAATAAGCAAAAGTCACTGAACTAAGACAATCTTGGCCTGCATCCCGCGTTCGAGCAAGCTCATTTTTGTGGAGTTTCCATAAAGCTTCATGAAGCCCCTATAAAAAATCGTTTTTCCGCAAGAGAAACTTAAATATAATTACGCAATTTAATAAACAAAAATATACATTAGATCAGCGTTAACACGTAAACAATCCGCCCTAGCTTTCGTTGAGGTGTTGAGCGATCGCAGTCCGGAGAAGGAGAATCCCTTGGGACGCTGTTGAAAAATCATCCAAGACGAGCGATCGCCCGTTTTAGTAGGCTAGACTCGTTACTCTCCATTTGTCACTCTATGACTAGCCCCAACGTCATGCCTTCGGCGTCTCGTTCCACCCCCTACCACGAGTTTTGGGCAGGGGCGCGTGCGATTGTTCCGCTGGTCATCGGCGCGATTCCCTTTGGGCTAATTTTTGGCACCTTGGCCGCCAGTAGCGGTCTTTCCTTATTAAGTCTTTGGAGCTAGGGTGAATTTGTCTATGTCCTCTGCCTATAGTGAAGTGTTTGTGGCGATCGCCGCTGTGGATCTTGCGCCAGTGGTTCAGTTTTATGAAACCGTTTTTGCCTGCACACCCATCGTTCAGGGCGATCGCTACACCGAATTTCAGCTCGGTACGCTGCGTCTGGGAATCTTCAAACCTGCTACCAGCAACGAAGCCGAGTTTCCCGCCCGAACCAACAGTCTTAGCCTGTGCGTAGAGGTTGACGATCTAGGTGCGTTTATCGAACGATTGCGATCGCTCAACATTCCTGTACCTGGCTCGATTACCACCGCATCCCACGGTCGGGAAATCTATATTTATGATCCGTTGGGCGATCGCCTAATTCTGCATGAGCAGACCAAAGTAGGACATAACTAGCGAATCGGTCATGTCGATGCCGGACTTGACCCCATGAATTCGTCTCTAGAAACACCCACCCAACCGCTAAAATGGGGAATGCAAAACGCACCAAGAGTCTGAAGAATATGTCTGTCCGCGTTCGCATCGCACCTAGCCCCACCGGAAAACTCCACATCGGAACGGCCCGTACTGCCGTGTTTAACTGGCTGTTTGCCCGTCATCATGGCGGCACCTTTGTTCTGCGGATTGAAGATACAGACTTAGAGCGATCGCGCCCCGAATACACCCAAAACATCCTCGACGGCTTAACCTGGCTGGGGTTGAATTGGGATGAAGGCCCAGAGTTTCAAACTCAGCGCACCAACCTCTATCGCCAGAAAATTCAAGAACTACTCGATAAAGGCTTGGCCTATCGCGCCTACGACACCCCCGAAGAACTGGATGCCATGCGCGAAGCCCAAAAAGCCCGCAATGAGGCTCCTCGCTACGAC
The sequence above is drawn from the Synechococcales cyanobacterium T60_A2020_003 genome and encodes:
- a CDS encoding VOC family protein; protein product: MSSAYSEVFVAIAAVDLAPVVQFYETVFACTPIVQGDRYTEFQLGTLRLGIFKPATSNEAEFPARTNSLSLCVEVDDLGAFIERLRSLNIPVPGSITTASHGREIYIYDPLGDRLILHEQTKVGHN